The Mucilaginibacter yixingensis genome window below encodes:
- a CDS encoding TraR/DksA C4-type zinc finger protein: protein MENLVPKAAPTRYSDTELGEFKQLILSKMDIAQQEYKDLMATLDGSLSNDDNSGAYATLEDGAATLEKETVYQMAARQKKFMEQLEAALVRIGNKTYGICRATGKLIRKERLMAVPHTTLSMEAKLSQN from the coding sequence ATGGAAAACTTAGTACCGAAAGCGGCACCGACACGCTATTCAGATACCGAACTCGGCGAATTTAAACAATTGATATTGTCTAAAATGGATATTGCACAGCAGGAATATAAAGACTTGATGGCAACGCTGGATGGCAGCCTGAGTAATGACGACAACAGCGGAGCCTATGCTACTTTGGAAGATGGTGCAGCTACTTTGGAAAAAGAAACCGTTTATCAGATGGCGGCCCGGCAAAAGAAATTTATGGAGCAATTAGAAGCAGCGTTGGTACGTATCGGTAACAAAACTTATGGCATCTGCCGGGCGACGGGTAAGTTGATCCGGAAAGAACGGCTGATGGCAGTACCACATACCACGCTAAGTATGGAAGCCAAATTGAGTCAAAATTAA
- a CDS encoding sodium:proton antiporter: MNLEDILAVMLVMAALFAYINHRLIKWPPAIGIMILSLGFSMLLVFLRGFNITWLNRIGTMAADIDFRSLLMNFLLSFLLFAGAVHVDGQKLKKERLPVTVLALFGTVISAILVGVLTWLLFSWASYPVPLIYCLIFGTVISPTDPVAVLSILREARIPVSLELKIAGESLFNDGVGVVLFVTMTEAARSGTFSWGNFSLLFLQEAVGGMAYGALLGYLGFVLLRSVNDYKVEVLLTLALVAGGYGLASHLHISGPLAMVVAGLITGNKSRREGLSEASWDYLGKFWELIDEILNAILFLLVGFEMLVLKIEPVVLLIGLAGIVIMLLSRWVSVAVPVALLRRKVRFERHAVSILTWGGLKGGLSIALALSLSTGMYREVFVVMTYIIVVFSILVQGLSIGPLTRRLLKRH, from the coding sequence ATGAACCTCGAAGATATACTGGCTGTTATGCTGGTCATGGCAGCTTTGTTTGCTTATATCAACCACCGGCTCATTAAATGGCCGCCCGCCATCGGCATCATGATCCTGTCGCTGGGCTTTTCTATGTTGCTGGTGTTTTTGCGCGGGTTTAATATCACATGGCTCAACCGCATTGGCACCATGGCCGCTGATATTGATTTCCGCAGCCTGCTGATGAACTTCCTGTTAAGTTTCCTGCTATTTGCGGGTGCTGTACACGTGGATGGGCAAAAACTCAAAAAAGAACGGCTGCCAGTAACGGTACTGGCGCTGTTCGGGACGGTGATTTCTGCTATTTTGGTTGGGGTATTAACTTGGTTACTGTTCAGTTGGGCAAGCTATCCGGTACCGTTGATCTATTGCCTGATCTTCGGCACGGTCATCTCACCGACAGACCCGGTAGCCGTATTGAGCATTTTACGCGAGGCGCGTATCCCGGTTTCGCTGGAACTGAAGATTGCCGGCGAATCGCTGTTTAACGATGGCGTGGGTGTAGTGTTATTTGTTACCATGACTGAAGCGGCCCGTTCGGGTACATTCTCCTGGGGTAACTTTAGTTTATTATTTTTGCAGGAGGCGGTGGGCGGAATGGCTTATGGTGCTTTGCTTGGATACCTCGGTTTTGTGCTACTACGTTCGGTCAATGATTATAAAGTAGAAGTATTGCTGACATTGGCTTTGGTAGCGGGCGGCTACGGATTGGCCTCGCATTTGCATATCTCCGGCCCGCTGGCGATGGTAGTAGCAGGGCTGATCACAGGTAATAAATCCCGTCGGGAGGGCTTGTCTGAAGCCAGTTGGGATTACCTGGGCAAGTTCTGGGAGTTAATCGACGAAATATTGAATGCCATCCTTTTCCTGCTGGTCGGCTTTGAAATGTTGGTATTGAAGATCGAACCGGTTGTTTTATTGATCGGCTTAGCCGGCATTGTCATTATGCTGCTGTCACGCTGGGTGTCAGTTGCGGTACCGGTGGCCCTGCTCCGCCGGAAAGTTCGGTTTGAACGCCATGCAGTCAGTATCCTGACCTGGGGCGGATTAAAGGGCGGATTATCTATCGCACTGGCGCTTTCTTTATCTACCGGGATGTACCGAGAGGTTTTTGTGGTGATGACTTACATTATTGTGGTGTTCTCCATCCTGGTGCAGGGGTTGAGCATTGGCCCTTTAACCCGCAGGCTGTTGAAACGGCATTGA
- a CDS encoding chloride channel protein: MRKFNWLINGGKMRKGALQALPFWIASLITGLVAVLYTRLFEWSEKLGRSLCGTHEWLIFVLTPIGFLSAWLLVKQVDIYARGSGIPQVMAAIELTTPQNDQQVKRLLNVRMLLVKIASSLLMIFGGGAIGREGPTIQIAGTIFRKIDEWLPDWWPKISRKNMILTGAAAGLAAAFNTPLGGIVFAVEELARTHISSFKTAIFTAVILAGLTAQAFLGPYLYLGYPIIGKFAPAMLLAVIPVALLAGLSGSFMGWIILKVLNWKDRLKGKTSEAFYVVGCALLLSTIAYSINGSIIGSGKPQMTSLLFTNAKHVGWQVPLMRIIGPVLSFTTGASGGIFAPSLAAGATIGSFAAGLLHLASSDTNILILAGMVAFLTGITRSPFTSAILVLEMTDRHSVIFFLMLSGICASLIATIVSKHSLYEYLKLQYIVKLHRHEHHTQEGLSSVDRT, encoded by the coding sequence ATGAGAAAGTTTAACTGGCTAATCAACGGTGGAAAAATGCGCAAAGGCGCATTACAAGCCTTACCGTTCTGGATCGCGTCGCTGATCACCGGTTTGGTGGCTGTGCTTTATACCCGATTATTTGAATGGTCCGAAAAACTGGGGCGCTCATTATGCGGTACTCATGAGTGGCTAATTTTTGTACTTACACCTATCGGTTTTTTATCAGCCTGGCTATTGGTAAAGCAGGTAGATATCTACGCCAGGGGCAGCGGCATTCCTCAGGTGATGGCGGCAATTGAATTAACCACTCCCCAAAATGACCAGCAGGTCAAACGCCTGCTGAATGTGCGGATGCTGTTGGTCAAAATCGCCTCCAGCTTACTGATGATCTTTGGAGGTGGGGCAATCGGCCGCGAGGGGCCAACCATCCAGATCGCGGGAACGATTTTTCGTAAGATCGATGAGTGGCTGCCGGATTGGTGGCCGAAGATCTCTCGTAAAAATATGATCCTGACGGGAGCCGCAGCCGGCCTGGCCGCAGCGTTCAATACGCCGCTCGGTGGCATCGTGTTTGCCGTGGAAGAACTCGCGCGTACGCACATCAGCTCCTTCAAGACAGCAATTTTTACAGCGGTCATCCTGGCAGGCTTAACTGCTCAGGCTTTCCTCGGCCCTTATTTATACCTGGGTTACCCCATCATCGGAAAGTTTGCGCCGGCCATGCTGCTGGCCGTTATACCGGTCGCTCTGCTTGCAGGGCTATCAGGCAGTTTTATGGGCTGGATCATTTTAAAAGTGCTCAACTGGAAAGATCGCTTGAAAGGTAAGACTAGTGAAGCATTCTATGTTGTCGGTTGTGCATTGCTGCTTAGCACTATTGCTTACAGTATTAATGGCAGTATTATTGGCTCTGGTAAGCCACAAATGACCTCCCTGTTATTTACAAATGCTAAACATGTGGGCTGGCAGGTACCACTGATGCGGATTATCGGACCGGTATTGTCTTTTACCACCGGAGCGTCCGGTGGCATTTTTGCTCCCTCACTGGCTGCCGGTGCAACCATCGGCTCCTTTGCTGCCGGTTTACTTCACCTGGCATCATCGGATACTAATATTTTGATCCTGGCGGGCATGGTCGCCTTTCTGACGGGCATCACCCGGTCGCCTTTTACATCGGCTATTCTAGTGTTGGAAATGACAGATCGTCACAGTGTGATTTTTTTTCTTATGCTCTCCGGCATATGCGCCAGCCTGATAGCTACAATTGTGAGCAAACATTCGCTCTACGAATACTTGAAACTGCAATATATTGTCAAACTACATCGGCACGAACATCACACTCAGGAAGGCCTTTCATCGGTTGACCGAACCTGA
- a CDS encoding mechanosensitive ion channel family protein produces MKLFLFAVLVFIQQPADTLPPKQVDAQLLIIQRLSAERATDSLRRQGLEQQVAKLSGNDAKRLALLRQLDSIKASDSTKLSRQKQQVDSLRKFVKGYPVVLLNDTLFSLYARQGSFTAIERASAVESRIKTLASDRLFTASKLQVVNAEQTTDLVYGDQLILSLSTTDGLWGHLTKEQLARKYHDRIIQGLRAYEADTQWSALAKEAGLALAVILVAILLITLIIRMTRRLERQIQGSEHHWFGGLHIRNYELVNSGQARQVLSSIVTLVKWLLIILVVYFAIPIVFGFFPYTRELSGTLFGYVMAPLHRIGSAIWAYIPNLITILVLCLVFRYALRFLRFLKREIEHGKLSIPGFYPDWANPTYQIIRVLVLAFMLIVIFPYLPGSDSPIFKGVSVFMGVLFTFGSAGALGNVVAGLVLTYMRAFKLGDRVQIGEVTGDVIQKTLLVTRVRTIKNEIISIPNSTVMNNHTVNYSSESNTTGLILHTSVTIGYDAPWRQVHELLINAALQTTLIEHKPKPFVLQTSLEDYYVSYQINAYTRSPGKQAVIYSELHALIQDKFNEAGVEIMSPHYRAVRDGNTTTIPADYLPKDYTPPAFQVRSTDERPS; encoded by the coding sequence ATGAAATTATTTCTCTTTGCCGTTTTGGTTTTTATTCAGCAGCCTGCCGATACGCTGCCGCCCAAACAGGTGGACGCGCAATTGCTAATCATCCAGCGCCTTTCGGCCGAACGAGCGACAGATTCATTACGTAGGCAGGGACTGGAACAGCAGGTCGCCAAACTTTCAGGTAATGATGCCAAACGCCTGGCATTATTGCGCCAGTTGGATTCGATCAAGGCCAGCGATTCCACCAAGCTGTCCCGGCAAAAGCAGCAGGTTGATTCTTTACGAAAATTTGTCAAAGGCTATCCGGTTGTGCTTTTAAACGATACTTTATTCTCGCTTTACGCACGCCAAGGTAGCTTTACTGCCATAGAACGAGCTTCAGCTGTCGAATCGCGGATCAAAACTTTAGCAAGCGACCGTTTATTTACCGCGTCCAAACTACAGGTAGTAAACGCCGAGCAAACCACCGATCTGGTATATGGAGATCAGCTTATCTTATCGCTATCCACTACTGATGGCTTATGGGGGCATTTGACGAAAGAACAACTTGCCCGAAAATATCATGATCGGATTATCCAAGGCTTGAGGGCATATGAAGCCGATACACAATGGAGCGCTTTAGCCAAAGAGGCCGGGTTAGCCTTGGCGGTCATTTTGGTGGCAATCTTGCTTATTACGCTCATTATCCGGATGACCCGCAGACTGGAACGCCAGATCCAGGGCAGCGAACACCACTGGTTCGGCGGCTTGCATATCCGCAATTACGAATTGGTGAATAGCGGTCAGGCCCGACAGGTTTTATCTTCCATCGTTACTCTCGTTAAATGGCTGCTCATCATTCTGGTTGTTTATTTTGCCATACCTATCGTCTTTGGCTTTTTCCCTTACACTCGTGAACTGTCAGGTACGCTGTTCGGCTATGTGATGGCGCCGTTACACCGTATCGGCTCAGCCATCTGGGCTTATATTCCTAATCTGATCACCATCTTAGTACTCTGTTTAGTATTTCGCTACGCACTTAGGTTTTTGCGTTTCCTAAAACGGGAGATCGAACACGGCAAGCTCAGTATTCCTGGTTTTTATCCTGACTGGGCCAACCCGACCTATCAGATAATTCGTGTACTGGTACTGGCATTCATGCTTATCGTAATTTTTCCTTATTTGCCCGGCTCAGACTCGCCGATTTTTAAAGGTGTATCAGTATTCATGGGTGTGCTCTTTACCTTCGGTTCAGCGGGCGCCCTAGGCAATGTTGTAGCCGGATTGGTACTGACGTACATGCGGGCTTTCAAACTCGGCGACCGGGTACAGATTGGCGAAGTAACCGGCGATGTGATACAAAAAACTTTGTTGGTAACCCGGGTTCGAACTATAAAAAACGAGATCATTTCCATCCCCAACTCCACGGTGATGAATAATCATACGGTCAATTATAGTAGCGAAAGTAACACCACTGGATTGATTCTGCACACTTCAGTGACCATCGGTTATGACGCACCCTGGCGACAAGTGCATGAATTGCTGATCAATGCAGCGCTTCAAACAACGCTGATCGAACATAAGCCGAAGCCTTTTGTGCTGCAAACCAGTCTGGAAGATTATTATGTTAGCTATCAGATCAATGCTTATACCCGTTCGCCTGGAAAACAAGCGGTTATTTATTCTGAACTTCACGCACTGATACAGGACAAATTTAACGAGGCCGGTGTTGAGATTATGTCGCCGCATTACAGAGCGGTGCGCGATGGTAACACAACCACCATCCCGGCAGATTATTTGCCCAAAGATTACACGCCGCCAGCTTTTCAGGTTCGGTCAACCGATGAAAGGCCTTCCTGA
- a CDS encoding DMT family transporter, with product MKRQVDTTTYLMLFFGMVLFGSATPLSKLVTPHFPVFIAGSLRVLLAFLVLLPFIKLTRLRNYKGRDRWLLLGIALFGVLGFTALMLYGMKLVTGVTGSIVMSGTPAVTAAFSILFFKDALTWKKLVALLLAISGVLVLQWKGDPSGGTRPWLGVILIFAAVCCEAGYTLMGKALTKNFPPEEIAGLSALIAVGLFIPFASWQVPKLDLAKVSIRDWLALTAYGLVTMGLGSVLWYKGLARVEGTIAASFMGVMPVSALLLSYLLLGEKFRWLHMAGFALVFCGVLLMISVHRDMARKMK from the coding sequence ATGAAGAGACAAGTAGATACCACAACTTACCTGATGCTTTTCTTTGGTATGGTGCTTTTTGGTAGCGCCACGCCGCTTAGTAAATTGGTCACACCACATTTTCCGGTGTTTATTGCTGGCAGTCTACGGGTATTGCTGGCATTCCTGGTGCTTTTACCTTTTATTAAGCTAACGCGTCTCAGAAATTATAAAGGTCGTGACCGTTGGCTGCTGCTGGGCATCGCATTGTTCGGTGTACTGGGCTTTACTGCGCTAATGCTTTATGGTATGAAGTTGGTGACCGGGGTGACCGGTAGTATTGTGATGAGCGGCACCCCTGCCGTCACCGCTGCATTTTCCATATTGTTCTTCAAAGATGCACTTACCTGGAAAAAGCTCGTGGCTTTACTCCTAGCCATTTCAGGTGTATTAGTGTTGCAATGGAAAGGAGATCCGTCAGGCGGGACGCGTCCTTGGCTGGGCGTTATACTGATCTTTGCTGCCGTTTGTTGCGAAGCGGGTTACACATTAATGGGAAAGGCACTGACCAAAAACTTTCCGCCGGAGGAAATAGCCGGACTGTCAGCTTTAATCGCCGTGGGTCTATTTATTCCATTCGCCAGTTGGCAGGTACCGAAACTGGATTTAGCAAAAGTGTCGATAAGGGATTGGCTGGCGCTGACGGCCTATGGATTGGTCACCATGGGCCTAGGCTCCGTATTATGGTATAAGGGCTTAGCTCGCGTCGAGGGCACGATAGCGGCCTCGTTTATGGGGGTCATGCCGGTCAGCGCCCTGCTCCTGTCCTATCTTTTGTTAGGCGAAAAATTCCGTTGGCTGCACATGGCCGGTTTTGCGCTGGTATTCTGCGGCGTATTACTAATGATCAGCGTACACCGCGATATGGCGCGAAAAATGAAATAA
- a CDS encoding DUF6691 family protein, translating to MKVIRFVITGIIFGIIMVKSEAASWYRIQEMFRFQSFQMYGIIGTAIILGMISVYLIKKFQVKDTQGHPISFQNKDKRWPKYIIGGVIFGLGWALTGACPGPMFINLGYGYSSFLIIILGALLGTYVYGLIRQYLPH from the coding sequence ATGAAAGTAATCCGTTTTGTTATTACCGGCATTATATTCGGCATAATTATGGTTAAATCCGAAGCTGCTTCCTGGTACCGTATACAAGAGATGTTCCGTTTCCAATCATTTCAAATGTATGGTATTATTGGTACGGCGATTATATTAGGAATGATTTCTGTTTACCTGATCAAAAAATTTCAGGTTAAAGATACGCAGGGCCACCCTATCAGCTTTCAGAACAAGGATAAGCGCTGGCCCAAATATATAATCGGCGGGGTGATCTTTGGCCTAGGCTGGGCTTTAACCGGTGCGTGCCCCGGCCCCATGTTTATCAACCTGGGCTACGGTTACTCTAGCTTTTTGATTATTATATTAGGCGCTTTATTGGGCACTTATGTTTATGGGCTGATCAGGCAATATCTTCCGCATTAA
- a CDS encoding YeeE/YedE family protein: protein MFEFIKQPWPWYISGTAIAFIMVLLLYFGKSFGFSSNLRTICILAGAGKSNNFFDFDWKTQRWNLLFLLGAVAGGFMAGTILKNDAPLQLSTATITDLKALHIPFDGRLNPSAIFNWHFALSLKGVMIFLGGGFLVGFGSRYAGGCTSGHAISGLSNLQLPSLWAVIGFFVGGLIMTHWLLPLIF, encoded by the coding sequence ATGTTTGAATTTATAAAACAACCCTGGCCCTGGTATATATCAGGTACGGCCATTGCCTTTATTATGGTCCTACTTTTGTATTTTGGCAAGTCATTCGGGTTTTCATCTAATCTTCGTACAATCTGTATCCTTGCAGGGGCCGGTAAGAGCAATAATTTTTTTGATTTTGACTGGAAAACGCAACGCTGGAATCTACTATTTCTGCTGGGCGCCGTTGCCGGCGGTTTCATGGCCGGAACCATTTTAAAAAATGATGCGCCACTTCAGTTATCAACTGCTACCATTACAGATCTCAAGGCTTTGCACATCCCGTTTGATGGTAGGCTAAATCCATCTGCTATTTTTAACTGGCATTTTGCTTTGAGTCTCAAGGGAGTGATGATCTTCTTAGGCGGTGGTTTTCTTGTTGGCTTTGGTTCCAGATATGCCGGCGGCTGCACATCGGGGCATGCCATCAGCGGTTTATCAAATTTGCAACTGCCATCGCTGTGGGCCGTGATAGGCTTTTTTGTCGGCGGACTAATTATGACACATTGGTTGTTACCTTTAATTTTTTAA
- a CDS encoding rhodanese-like domain-containing protein: MMIIEQIYTGCLAQGAYYIQSGNEAAIVDPLREVEPYIRKAKAAGAIIKYVFETHFHADFVSGHLDLAKKTGATIVYGPTAQPAFKAHVAKNNEIFKLGEISIQLLHTPGHTLESVCLLVLDEQGRQTGLFSGDTLFIGDVGRPDLAQKAAHMTQEELAGMLYNSLRNSIMPLNDDVIVYPAHGAGSACGKNMSKETTDTLGNQKKYNYALRADMTRDEFVKEVTRGLMPPPPYFPVNVRLNKEGYESVDVVLKHGKRPLSVTTFEATANETGAIILDTRSPEVFAKGYIPKSINIGIKGSFAPWVGALIADINQPILIVAEEGQTEEVVTRLARVGYDNALGYLEGGFKAWKTAGKEIDSVESVTADDVSVRTQGNILFNLMDVRKKSEYDAEHVIGALNVPLDYINEHLSEVDKHKTYFVHCAGGYRSMIFISILKARGYNRLINIAGGFKAFKESDKFELSPYVCPSTML, from the coding sequence ATGATGATCATTGAACAAATTTATACCGGATGCCTCGCTCAGGGAGCGTATTACATCCAATCGGGCAATGAGGCGGCCATCGTTGATCCCTTGCGCGAAGTAGAACCTTACATCAGAAAAGCAAAGGCGGCCGGTGCAATAATTAAATATGTCTTTGAAACCCATTTTCATGCCGATTTTGTTTCCGGACATCTGGACCTGGCTAAAAAAACTGGCGCCACAATTGTTTATGGTCCAACGGCCCAGCCAGCGTTCAAAGCGCATGTGGCCAAAAACAACGAAATATTTAAACTGGGTGAAATAAGCATTCAGTTGTTGCATACACCAGGGCATACCCTTGAGTCTGTGTGCCTTTTGGTGCTTGACGAGCAGGGCCGCCAGACCGGCCTTTTCTCAGGCGATACATTGTTTATTGGGGATGTAGGACGGCCTGACCTTGCGCAAAAAGCAGCGCATATGACACAAGAAGAACTAGCGGGTATGCTATACAACTCTTTGCGTAATAGCATTATGCCGTTGAATGATGACGTGATCGTTTACCCCGCCCATGGCGCTGGTTCGGCTTGCGGCAAAAACATGAGTAAAGAAACCACCGATACTTTGGGTAACCAAAAAAAATACAACTACGCTTTGCGTGCCGATATGACCAGGGATGAGTTTGTTAAAGAAGTTACCCGTGGACTAATGCCGCCGCCACCTTACTTTCCGGTGAATGTGAGGCTTAACAAAGAGGGGTATGAAAGTGTTGACGTGGTATTAAAACATGGCAAACGGCCTTTATCAGTAACTACATTTGAAGCTACGGCCAATGAAACCGGCGCCATTATACTCGATACGCGTTCGCCCGAGGTTTTTGCTAAAGGATATATTCCAAAATCAATCAATATTGGCATTAAAGGCAGCTTTGCGCCGTGGGTTGGCGCTTTAATTGCCGATATCAATCAACCTATCCTGATTGTAGCGGAAGAAGGGCAAACCGAAGAAGTTGTTACCCGACTGGCACGCGTAGGCTATGATAACGCACTGGGTTACCTTGAAGGTGGGTTTAAAGCCTGGAAAACCGCCGGAAAAGAAATTGACAGTGTGGAATCTGTAACGGCCGATGACGTAAGTGTACGAACACAAGGCAACATATTATTTAATCTGATGGATGTGCGCAAGAAAAGCGAATACGACGCTGAGCATGTTATTGGTGCATTAAATGTTCCGTTAGATTATATTAATGAGCACCTAAGCGAGGTAGATAAGCATAAAACTTACTTTGTGCATTGTGCCGGCGGTTACCGGTCTATGATCTTTATTTCTATACTAAAAGCAAGAGGGTACAATAGATTGATCAATATAGCCGGCGGGTTTAAGGCCTTTAAAGAAAGCGATAAGTTTGAGTTAAGCCCATATGTTTGCCCCAGTACAATGCTGTAA
- a CDS encoding sulfite exporter TauE/SafE family protein, whose amino-acid sequence MMMIIIAYSAAALIGISLGLIGGGGSILTVPVLVYLFGLDPLLATSYSLFIVGTTSLAGAVDYYRQGEVSIKTALLFGLTSISTVFATRKYLILLIPHTLLKLGHFALTRNIVLMVLFALLMIAAATAMIRSANKAGTKKGGDRNISITKLLLYGIAIGLATGILGAGGGFLLIPTLVLLVGLPMKEAVGTSLLIIALNSLIGFTGDLGHFPIDWLFLLKITVIAIAGIFTGSMLSKKINGQKLKKGFGWFVLVMGSFIIIKELLFKNY is encoded by the coding sequence ATGATGATGATAATAATAGCATATAGCGCAGCCGCTTTGATCGGCATATCTTTAGGGTTGATTGGTGGAGGAGGCTCCATTCTTACCGTTCCGGTGTTGGTTTATCTTTTTGGCCTCGATCCGCTTTTAGCCACCTCATATTCGTTATTTATAGTGGGCACTACCAGCTTGGCGGGGGCTGTTGATTACTATCGCCAGGGGGAAGTAAGCATTAAAACGGCGTTGTTATTTGGGTTGACTTCTATCTCTACTGTCTTCGCCACGCGGAAATATCTGATATTACTTATCCCTCATACGTTGTTAAAACTCGGACACTTCGCATTAACACGGAACATTGTTTTGATGGTGCTATTTGCACTGCTGATGATTGCCGCTGCAACAGCTATGATACGCAGCGCAAATAAGGCCGGTACTAAAAAGGGCGGCGACCGTAATATCAGTATAACCAAACTGTTGTTGTACGGAATTGCAATAGGCCTGGCTACCGGCATCCTGGGCGCCGGCGGCGGCTTTTTGTTAATACCCACCTTAGTATTGCTGGTGGGCCTGCCTATGAAAGAGGCGGTAGGTACTTCGCTGCTTATCATTGCGCTTAACTCACTGATAGGTTTTACGGGTGATCTGGGCCACTTCCCGATAGACTGGCTGTTCTTGCTGAAAATTACCGTGATTGCCATAGCAGGCATATTTACAGGCAGTATGCTCAGTAAAAAAATTAATGGGCAAAAGCTAAAAAAAGGCTTTGGCTGGTTTGTACTGGTAATGGGTAGCTTTATTATAATTAAGGAACTGCTGTTTAAAAATTATTAA
- a CDS encoding Crp/Fnr family transcriptional regulator, translating to MNAARITNTEDYLKKWFPQFEPDLRLFIQQHATLKLFKAGELLMQTGQYMKATVLITAGRIKLYRQGEDGGEFFIYYIEPGNACALSMICATKQETSQITARAVEDTMTLMIPIIYMDEMMRQYKSWYYYVLETYRVRFEELLTVIDDIAFRAMDERLFFYLQKQHRQLKTDELRFSHTEIATDLNSSREVISRLLKKMEQRGDVSLHRNFIKWLRKDEV from the coding sequence ATGAATGCTGCTAGAATTACAAACACCGAAGATTATCTTAAAAAGTGGTTCCCGCAGTTTGAACCCGATTTACGACTTTTCATCCAACAGCATGCTACGCTGAAGCTGTTTAAGGCGGGCGAGTTACTGATGCAAACCGGGCAGTATATGAAAGCGACGGTATTGATTACGGCAGGCCGTATAAAACTTTACCGGCAGGGAGAAGATGGCGGAGAATTTTTTATCTACTACATTGAACCTGGCAATGCCTGTGCATTATCCATGATCTGCGCAACAAAACAGGAAACCAGCCAAATAACCGCCAGGGCCGTAGAAGATACAATGACGCTAATGATCCCTATTATATATATGGATGAAATGATGCGCCAATATAAAAGCTGGTACTATTATGTTCTGGAAACTTACCGTGTCAGATTTGAGGAATTGCTTACCGTTATTGACGATATTGCTTTTCGCGCGATGGATGAGCGGCTTTTCTTTTACCTACAGAAACAGCACCGGCAACTTAAAACCGATGAGCTGCGATTTTCTCATACAGAGATTGCTACGGATCTAAACTCGTCCAGGGAAGTCATATCCCGACTGCTGAAGAAAATGGAACAACGCGGTGACGTTAGCTTGCACCGTAATTTTATAAAGTGGTTGCGAAAAGACGAAGTGTGA